One Vitis vinifera cultivar Pinot Noir 40024 chromosome 15, ASM3070453v1 genomic window, ttttaaagaataaaccgagtttcctaagatgcatgaaacgtatgaaaatcctaagtgcactcatgcattcatcttacattagtttcctatgatcacaagtcttccaagcgtctcgattttgtatccatttggtcctttgatgaattttcgagttaaTACccgagattcttaaacatttaaaccaattagttacttaaccatggtttgttatcatcaaaacccgattaagAGAACCTTTGGGCTAACAATATGGatgtaatatattttattatcattattgtgcactaactatgtttcatgatagcgctttattACTTGCTGTTAAGGTatgctctcactctcactttgtttatttattcgttatcatgacttgcttttgatctatgatcattttggtattcattgatctcctagttaattgtcatgtttgtttcaccttatttagtagagacccatttttaggggcttagaggagTGTTACAATCTTCAccgtacctttccaataagtaacttgacatCCGGATCCAGATTCAAATTTTGTGGACAtgtattttccaaataaggagttgcacagagttttctttcttattttatttttccttttaaaaaaataaaacaaaaataagtagtgactctaagtctttttcaaaaaatcaaaattttaccaaataaataaaaaacgagtctcgTCGTCGAATGAGAACGCACGTAAAAAATGCAGATCCACATTTGCATAACACAAATTTTACCATAATCGACTCATTTTGTAATCATATTGATTAGtctaattataactttaaactatttaacctccatttgactcattttaaatttattgtagataaatagattaattaaattatcaacATGTTTGATTTTAATCATATAGACTTATACAAGACCTAACTCAACCcgattattaaatgagttaaatgaGTTGTACaaagtattatttatttaataattagataatatttgagtttctatttttgatataattattatttgtatcaGGTTTGGATTTATCTTTGTAGTAAAATTTATAGACTGTGAGCAGATACAAATATGCACCTATATGAATTGTCATCCGTACTTGGAGTTATTTGATAAATAGTTGGTCATAATTGTAATAAATTGGTCAAACATAAGTTTGAGAAAGGTGGGGCATGCTGCCGTAAATATCAGAGTCAAAAGATAGGAATACtgttctctctctttctccacAACTTTCTTATCTTTTCTGGTGACATGTTTACTTTGTAATACCAGAGGAGACCGAGATTCATGGGACATGTGGAGAGTGGGCAGCTTTTAATCAACCCAGAATGTAGACTCATTCAAAactcttttattttgaaaaggtCAAGTGCTGTAGTTTTCAGAGTTGCTTTTTCTTGGTGCAACTGTTCAACCAGCTGCTTGAATTCAAGCAACTTGCACTTCTCTTTTGCATTCATGAACAAAATTGACTACCAAGTTTGATTTTGGGGGCAATCACCACACTGCTAGTATAGTATTAGTATTTTAACTACAAACCGCATTTTGATACTGCATCTTTATATTAAATGAAGTAAACAATATATGAATGCAAGATTTTCTATTAAATACCATTGAAGTGTTGGTGACTCACCCCTTCTCCCTACCATGCAACTGAGTGATTTCCTGCAGATTCCTGACTTGATCGTCAGAGGAAAGTCGAGGATTCCTTCTTCTATTGTAGGTGCTGAATGGGAGATTGCAGAAATCTGAAGTCAAGGAACAAAAAATCCAGCCACCAACCCCAAGGGCACTAATTTTCCTTGTTCACCAAATATCTTAAATGTACATCTCTAGTGAATTTCTAAGAGCAGGTATCcttaaattttctatcaaattttcCTCAAACTATGAAATTTTATGTTCACCCCTTCAATTAATGAACAAGGCTGCCCCATATAGTTAAGTCCATTTCACAACAAGCTAATATTTAAGGGAAATGGAGGTTGTTTTCTGATCTTAAGTAGGCTGATCCTAGATCATACAAGGGGTTACACTAGTAAGCAGATGGTTGATCTTAGTGAGCTCAAAAGATTTCCTTATAACTACAGGTTTTAAGCTCATGAAATTTGAGAAAGAGACTGAAGATGAAAATTAAAAGTTTCATATCttacaaagaaaattttaaaaatgaattcagctttttttcttctttcttttttttttttggttacgGAGCATGATATATGATATACATAGAGAACTCAAATCCCgtaagtttaagcttttaggaaaattagtaaTTCAACATGGTATCGAAACTTAATTTGGGCAGAGACCGTGGATTCGAACCACAATTAATGTTTGTTTTCCCCATTtgtttctcctctctctctcctctctccctTCACGATTCTTTGGTATATGGcctcttaaaaaaattgtagttcattatttttttaatattattatcatttcaaaattaatagatttattATATGAAATCAAACTTTGATAAAGATTTGTGAAGAAGACAGTACATCTCATTTATTATCTATGAACTACTTTAAAGGAGTTTTCTacttaattaaataaatcactTTTATACAATATAAAGAAATTAAGATGATGAGTAACACATTAGGCCAAAAGGAAAAATCAgtcaaaaatatttgaaattaaatggaAGTTCATAATCTAAAGAAAATGAAGTTGATAGCAGTAAACATCAGATAACACAAATTAATATGTGCtacaataattcaaattttaatttcttgggAAAATTAACATGTTGTCTACCATTATGAGTTTGCCagaccttttttttatttttattttttctcttgtatcttCCTTTAGCAAGATTGATTCGTTAATCCCGAATAATCCTTCAACTCCCAAGGGAAACAAGGGTACTGCCTCCATGAATTTCGATGCAACCTGAAGATCTTCACCACCTTCTCCTTTGTAGATGATCGATTACCGATATGCAACAATACCAAAAGCTTCTTCACTGATCCTAAAATCAGCATTTCTTCCAGGACCCTTTCGCTGGGATGATAACTACAGATGAGCCATAAGATCTTCACGGTGATCTTGGTGGAGGCGCTTGAGACATGTAGTAGTTTCTTGGATATGGCAGCTATCCCTAATCCATGTTCCACCAAGGCTAGTCTCCCTTCTGCACATTCACATAGTAATTTCAGAAGCAGAAGCATTTTTTCACATTTGGACCGGTTGGAGTCTGGGAGAAGCTCAATGAGGATGCAGACTGCGCCAGCTTCAATGGCTTTTAACCGACTTTTCTTGGATGATCCCAAAATTTCTATGAGAAGCTCCAAGGCGCTTGCGCTTGCCTTGGTGCAGATTTGGTCGTCAGACACAAGTTCTAACAAAGATCTAAAGAACTCAAACCCCTGATCTTGTATAACAAATTTCTTCCAATTATAATCAGCTTGTGCCAACTTTTGGAAGATTGTGACCGCGCAAAACCGGGCTTCACCGCTTCCTCTCTGAAGCATGATGGCCAAGGACTTGATGGATTCAGGCTTGGACAAAAGCTGAATAGTTTTCTCATCATCTTCAGATAAATAGAGGTACTGGTGCAGAACCCCCAGAGCCTCCTCACAAGCTGTGAAAGCCACAAAATCTGAGGACTCAACGAGGATTTGGGCAATGATTTGAACAAGAACTTCAACCCCACCGCACCTCATGAAATCATCCTTCACCTCATGGCCTAATCCAACAATAGCTCGAAGTTTCTTGAGAGAATTAACCTTGAATGGAGTGGACTCCATGGTGGCAAGCAGCGACACCAATTCATCGTGCTTGAGGGACCGCACCGGCCGCGAATCACATGACCGAGCAGCTTCCTCATTCTGCCATGCGAGGATGAGCCTCTTGAGGGTGTGATTAGGGGTGATATCAAAACTGTTGATGCGCTGCATGGTTGTTGGGCATGTCTTGTTGTTGTAAGAGAAGagccatttttcgatattcttTCGCTCATAGGTGACGCCGGTGGATATGGTGACAGGGTCTTGCATGAGCTCCATGGAGATGGGGCATCTGAAATCCACAGGAAAATCCATTGCCGTTGAAGAGGGGTTGGGTTGGGGAAACATGGGGGATAGCATATGATCAATGACAAGGTTTATTTATGTCTTTCTTCGAGTCtggggatagaaaaaaaaaatcaaaagtcagAAGTCAATAGATGCCTTTGCGACCTGTGAGAATCTGGGTGACTGACTGGCCAAGGGAACTCACAAGGAACCTatgattgttatttatttatttatttaagaaattgtCCATTCCTCTCCAACTATCTctttcatctattttttataCTACACGAGATGTATCTTAATATAGATATTGAAGGTCAAGCCTCAAAGGTGGAATGAGGAATTGGTATCTCAGAAGTTGTTCAAGACTTCAAACTTAAAAATTTGTACAGAACGCGGTTTCAAACCTTACCATGTGTATCATATTCTTTCTTCAAGAGATAGTTTCCACTTAACAATTCATGGACCATCATAATTTTGAAACATCCATATTAATTACTTCTATAACTTTGTCATTGTTTTCTTCAAACAATCATTCAAACTGCCATAGCCATTTGAAGAAGCAAACTAAAAAGTTCTGACAACTTAGTAGTACACACCTAGGATGCATTTAAATTTGAGAGTAGAAAAAGTTAGCGAGTTGATGACTTTGAAGGGAGGAGGAGCGTATGCATGGTGATTGGTGATGTAGTATTCAAAATTTCCAACTATAAATGACTGGTTCTTGGTTCAGGTTCAACACATTCAAACCCAATACATAAACaccttgattttaaattaaattatatttaagttgttaacttaaaacttattacttaatttttactttaaatattaaggttgtttgataaaattaatttaaaatttactctaaatcatcaaattgacatatttatcattttaaattataactaaGGTAAAGGAGATCAAGTAACAATATAGATTGTGGAGCAGCAAAGGAAATCATGGAGGTAACTAGGGCAAATGaaagtaaaaagataaaatgaagatatagacttaagaataagttaattatttttatttattattcaaaattattttttagggaAAATCATGTAAAGTTACactatttgaaaaatatagatgaatGAAGAACCTAAAAAAATGGGTTTCATAGCAAgtacattttgagaaaaataatcccCAAATCATGCATTAGAATAGCAATTTGTATATGTTTCCAAGACTACCCTACAACCAGTTGAAGATGTACTATCGCCTATGCAGCTGTTACATCACCTATCACCACTTCAATCTCTACATCAAATATGTCATTAAAGATAGTAACATTGTTTTTACCTAAAAGTAATAAAAGTACCACTATAAATAACATGGTATATTAGTCTATTAATCATTCATCACTACTTTagtttttatatcaaatatgtcTTGGGATAATAACATTGTTTTTACGTAATAGTAACAATGTTAGTAACTAAAAGTACCACGATAGATAGAAGGATGTACTATCCTAtttag contains:
- the LOC100256860 gene encoding E3 ubiquitin-protein ligase PUB23, encoding MLSPMFPQPNPSSTAMDFPVDFRCPISMELMQDPVTISTGVTYERKNIEKWLFSYNNKTCPTTMQRINSFDITPNHTLKRLILAWQNEEAARSCDSRPVRSLKHDELVSLLATMESTPFKVNSLKKLRAIVGLGHEVKDDFMRCGGVEVLVQIIAQILVESSDFVAFTACEEALGVLHQYLYLSEDDEKTIQLLSKPESIKSLAIMLQRGSGEARFCAVTIFQKLAQADYNWKKFVIQDQGFEFFRSLLELVSDDQICTKASASALELLIEILGSSKKSRLKAIEAGAVCILIELLPDSNRSKCEKMLLLLKLLCECAEGRLALVEHGLGIAAISKKLLHVSSASTKITVKILWLICSYHPSERVLEEMLILGSVKKLLVLLHIGNRSSTKEKVVKIFRLHRNSWRQYPCFPWELKDYSGLTNQSC